Proteins found in one Panicum hallii strain FIL2 chromosome 4, PHallii_v3.1, whole genome shotgun sequence genomic segment:
- the LOC112888884 gene encoding haloacid dehalogenase-like hydrolase domain-containing protein Sgpp: MASAIGRVASLEAVLFDIDGTMAISDPFHHRATSEMLIKVGYNDGVPITHEFGMTHMAGRSNEQIGQFLFPGWDQGRLDAFFAEKEALFARYAGEGLKEIAGLTALCRWASERGLKRAAVTNAPRANAELMISILGLSDFFQLVVTGEDCERSKPFPDPYLRALDLLGASPGHTLVFEDSPIGVQAGVAAGMPVIAIADESREGKLLAVGASLVIRDYRDPKLWAELGKLDTTRPRESC, from the exons ATGGCAAG CGCGATCGGCAGAGTCGCTTCCCTGGAAGCCGTCTTGTTCGACATCGACGGGACGATGGCCATCTCCGACCCCTTCCACCACCGGGCCACCTCCGAGATGCTCATCAAGGTGGGCTACAACGATGGCGTGCCCATCACGCACGAGTTCGGCATGACGCAcatggccggccggagcaaCGAGCAGATCGGCCAGTTCCTGTTCCCGGGCTGGGACCAGGGCAGGCTCGATGCCTTCTTCGCCGAGAAGGAGGCGCTCTTCGCCAGGTACGCCGGCGAGGGGCTCAAGGAGATCGCCGGCCTGACCGCGCTGTGCCGGTGGGCCAGCGAGCGCGGGCTCAAGCGCGCGGCGGTGACCAACGCGCCCAGGGCCAACGCCGAGCTCATGATCTCCATCCTCGGCCTCTccgacttcttccagctcgtcgTCACCGGCGAGGACTGCGAGCGCTCCAAGCCCTTCCCGGACCCCTACCTCAGGGCGCTCGACCTGCTCGGCGCCTCGCCGGGCCACACCCTCGTCTTCGAGGACTCCCCCATCGGGGTGCAGGCCGGCGTTGCGGCCGGTATGCCGGTGATTGCCATCGCCGACGAGAGCCGGGAGGGCAAGCTCCTCGCCGTCGGCGCCTCGCTCGTCATCAGGGACTACAGGGATCCAAAGCTGTGGGCCGAACTGGGCAAATTGGACACCACCAGGCCTCGGGAAAGCTGCTGA
- the LOC112888882 gene encoding cell division control protein 48 homolog C: MAKRPRHGGAGPSRLPPLGRKLRLYILNGGLAGAGASAEDVADTLRIHHPEFRRQKLDPFIALVRRVLSSIPSPSSSSSGSSASRRRHDAHATTSSSTSVSDEAAHPPPSPAFDFNSSLRSQYAVRAQTPKRNPAANQQQLEIEVTAEKARRLITSDGGAGGDAKPDAAASEGIVRGEKGPRFADLGGMEAVIEELMMEVVVPLCHPELPQRLGVRPVAGLLLHGPPGCGKTTLAHAIANETGVPFYKISAPEVVSGVSGASEENIRGLFQKAYRTAPSIVFIDEIDAIASKRENLQREMERRIVTQLMTCMDQFHQNIGSGSSDLDAESSEKKPGYVIVIGATNRPDAVDQALRRPGRFDREISLGVPDENARKQILKMLTQNLRLEGEFDLFKIARATPGFVGADLKALVDKAGNLAMKRIIDERRAQYCRNHDGNSKHDWWRQPWDAGEVEGLHITMDDFEEATKMVQPSLRREGFSSVPDVTWDDVGGLDSLRKEFDRCIIRCIKHPEDYEVFGVNMQAGFLLFGPPGCGKTLIAKAVAHEAGANFIHIKGPELLNKYVGESESEVRKIFTRARTNSPCILFFDEVDALTTKRGKEGGWVVERLLNQLLIELDGADQRQGVYVIGATNRIDVIDDAVLRPGRFGKKHFVPLPGAEERVSILKAHARSKPISSDVDLAALAHREECNNLTGADLASLVNEAAMAALEERLEFLDNGISSMSSSSLIELSHFERALSKVKPSVSEQQIRHYEALSKRYSSS, encoded by the exons GCTCCGCCTCTACATATTAAACGGCGGCctagccggcgccggcgcctccGCCGAGGACGTCGCCGACACCCTCCGCATCCACCACCCCGAGTTCCGCCGCCAGAAGCTCGACCCCTTCATCGCCTTGGTCCGCCGCGTCCTCTCCTCGATACCCTccccctcatcctcctcctccggctcctCCGCATCCCGTCGCCGCCACGACGCCCACGCCAcgacctcctcctccacctccgtCTCCGACGAGGCCGCACACCCGCCACCGTCCCCCGCCTTCGACTTCAATTCCTCGCTCCGCTCCCAGTACGCCGTGCGTGCGCAGACGCCCAAGCGGAACCCCGCCGCTAACCAGCAGCAGCTGGAGATTGAGGTGACCGCAGAGAAGGCGCGCCGCCTCATCACGTCCGACGGGGGCGCCGGCGGAGATGCTAAGCCGGACGCCGCGGCCTCTGAAGGAATCGTCAGAGGGGAGAAGGGGCCGAGGTTCGCCGATCTCGGTGGGATGGAGGCGGTGATAGAGGAGCTGATGATGGAAGTGGTCGTGCCCTTGTGCCATCCGGAGCTGCCGCAGCGCCTTGGGGTTAGGCCTGTCGCTGGGCTGCTGCTACACGGACCGCCTGGTTGCGGAAAGACCACCCTTGCGCATGCCATTGCCAATGAGACTGGTGTGCCATTCTACAAGATCTCAGCCCCGGAGGTCGTATCTGGGGTATCTG GAGCTTCTGAGGAAAACATCAGGGGCTTGTTTCAGAAGGCCTATAGGACTGCTCCCTCGATTGTATTCATTGATGAAATAGATGCAATTGCATCTAAGAGGGAGAATCTGCAACGAGAGATGGAGCGACGGATAGTTACTCAATTAATGACATGCATGGATCAATTCCACCAGAATATTGGATCGGGCAGCAGTGATTTGGACGCAGAATCATCTGAAAAGAAACCTGGTTATGTTATTGTCATTGGAGCCACGAATAGGCCTGATGCTGTGGATCAAGCTCTGCGGCGGCCGGGAAGGTTTGATCGAGAGATATCTCTTGGTGTTCCAGATGAGAATGCACGAAAACAGATACTGAAGATGCTTACTCAGAATCTCCGACTTGAAGGCGAATTTGACTTGTTCAAGATAGCTAGGGCCACACCAGGTTTTGTTGGTGCTGACCTGAAGGCGTTAGTGGACAAAGCAGGCAATCTAGCAATGAAGAGAATAATTGATGAAAGAAGAGCTCAGTACTGTCGTAATCATGATGGAAATAGCAAGCATGACTGGTGGAGACAACCTTGGGATGCCGGTGAGGTGGAGGGCCTACATATTACAATGGACGACTTTGAG GAAGCAACCAAAATGGTTCAACCATCCTTGAGAAGAGAAGGGTTTTCATCTGTCCCTGATGTCACATGGGATGATGTTGGAGGTCTTGATTCATTGAGGAAAGAGTTTGACCGCTGCATTATTCGATGTATCAAGCATCCTGAAGATTATGAG GTGTTTGGAGTGAATATGCAAGCTGGCTTCCTGTTGTTTGGACCTCCAGGCTGTGGGAAAACACTAATAGCAAAAGCAGTGGCCCATGAGGCAGGGGCTAATTTTATTCATATCAAG GGGCCTGAGCTATTGAACAAGTACGTTGGGGAAAGTGAATCAGAAGTGAGGAAAATATTCACTCGGGCACGCACAAATTCCCCATGCATCTTATTTTTCGATGAG GTAGATGCTTTAACAACAAAGAGAGGGAAAGAGGGAGGATGGGTTGTTGAACGTCTCCTAAATCAG TTACTTATTGAACTTGATGGTGCTGATCAACGGCAAGGTGTCTATGTGATAGGAGCTACAAACAG AATTGATGTGATAGATGATGCTGTTCTACGGCCTGGTAGATTTGGGAAGAAACATTTTGTACCTTTACCTGGTGCAGAAGAGCGGGTCTCAATATTAAAAGCACATGCTCGAAGCAAGCCCATCTCATCTGATGTCGATTTGGCTGCACTGGCACATCGTGAGGAATGCAACAATCTCACTGGGGCTGACCTAGCATCACTG GTCAATGAAGCAGCGATGGCAGCATTGGAAGAGAGATTGGAATTCCTTGACAACGGGATATCGTCAATGAGTTCCTCTTCTTTGATTGAGCTGTCACACTTCGAACGTGCTCTATCAAAGGTTAAGCCATCAGTATCTGAACAG CAAATTAGACATTACGAGGCATTGTCAAAGAGATACTCGTCAAGCTGA